A genomic window from Ananas comosus cultivar F153 linkage group 22, ASM154086v1, whole genome shotgun sequence includes:
- the LOC109727157 gene encoding GATA transcription factor 20-like isoform X2, whose amino-acid sequence MYRGDDPFMQPPHLPGEIVVDNDGGGGEEALSYAGTTAEQLFHFQPQQQQQPPPSNQLALSFQGEFYVFDSVPPEKVQAVLLLLNGQELPSDVAGMAAPKPNNVSGVPQPTNAHRLASLMRYKEKRKNLNFDKRVLYTVRKEVASRMKRNKGQFASSKSNSPESDATSLNCDPNLGICQEETSQPAICLNCQTREESTPMMRRGPAGPRSLCNACGLMWANKGMLRSLTQVSTSGMQGEESS is encoded by the exons ATGTACCGAGGCGACGACCCCTTCATGCAACCGCCGCATCTCCCGGGGGAGATCGTCGTCGACAACGACGGCGGAGGGGGAGAAGAAGCGCTGTCCTACGCCGGCACGACGGCGGAGCAGCTCTTTCACTTtcagccgcagcagcagcagcagccgccgccGTCCAACCAGCTCgctctctccttccagggagaGTTTTACGTGTTCGATTCCGTCCCCCCGGAGAAG GTTCAAGCAGTATTGTTATTATTGAATGGGCAAGAATTACCATCTGATGTTGCTGGCATGGCAGCACCCAAGCCAAATAATGTG AGTGGTGTACCACAACCCACGAATGCTCATAGGCTTGCTTCTCTAATGCGCTAcaaggaaaagaggaaaaacCTAAATTTTGATAAGAGAGTACTCTATACTGTCCGAAAGGAAGTTGCTTCAAG GATGAAGCGTAATAAAGGTCAGTTTGCATCATCTAAGTCGAACTCACCTGAATCCGATGCAACCTCCTTAAATTGTGATCCTAATCTTGGAATCTGTCAAGAGGAGACAAGCCAGCCAGCTAT CTGCTTGAACTGTCAAACGAGGGAAGAGTCTACACCTATGATGCGTCGTGGACCAGCTGGACCGAGATCACTTTGCAATGCTTGCGGGTTGATGTGGGCAAACAAG GGGATGCTAAGAAGTCTAACACAGGTTTCTACTTCTGGAATGCAGGGAGAGGAATCCAGTTGA
- the LOC109727468 gene encoding clathrin interactor EPSIN 2-like isoform X2, with product MNVIWKRINDTGKNWRHVYKALTVLDYLVAHGSERVIDDIREHSYQISTLSDFQYIDSSGRDQGSNVRRKSQSLVSLVNDKERIQEVRQKAVATRDKYRSTFSTGGTNRPSSYSGAGGYGDRYDDDRYENRYGGRDDERNGNGREREWGYRDDDRYGGGGDSYYRDGDRYARDTDERYGRESNYRADEYRGARGNDDYSYGSRNRSFDRDRDRSHDDDDRYSSRSDGGKHDDPPQDESRLEQKLSKQSVDAPPSYEEAIGVTQNQMNEERNGGTSSASAPKVTSPTAPRSSSSSGPPAQATENVTPVEKPLAENNGGDGFDEFDPRGPVSATTQPAASSLEMDLFGSLSATDTVNSLALVPITTIDTSPEPEIPANSGFGTSNFVAQPSASTAMNEPSNNNPFGDAPFLAIPQENLLAQQPTPAPVSPFQPNGLTGGGEPLPSMPPKMETHTNFDFGDALGGLTYAPSVPFGQQDSSPCPPFLVEPQASMLMHGTDVPSTAFQQPGPTTFNPLIAQPAMPTSIQPGQTSFVPQPFTGTLPSQGAQPAAPPNMHINQSSSLMQSNPSAPFGSQPTPPALHATQPVNPTNTLPSNMNLLPQSAASAPVSEEIGPNLSSLQPAKTEPTKKFEPKSAVWADTLSRGLVNLNISGPKINPHADIGVDFDSINRKEKREEKKSSTAPVTSTVTMGKAMGAGSGIGRAVAGSMAPPPNAMVGSGMGMGMGMGGYGGTVNQPMAMGMGMNMGMGMGMGMNMGMGQGMPMRPPTGMPPSRPAMPGAGYNPMMSSGYGAQQPFGSGYR from the exons ATGAATGTGATATGGAAGAGGATCAACGATACCGGAAAAAATTGGCGTCATGTTTATAAG GCATTGACTGTCTTGGATTACCTAGTTGCTCATGGTTCTGAGCGTGTGATTGATGATATCAGGGAGCATTCTTACCAAATATCG ACCTTATCGGACTTCCAGTATATTGACTCTAGCGGGCGGGACCAGGGGAGTAATGTTCGAAGGAAATCTCAAAGCCTTGTTTCTCTAGTTAATGATAAAGAAAGAATACAGGAAGTTAGACAAAAAGCAGTCGCAACTAGGGACAA GTACCGCAGTACATTTTCAACGGGTGGAACAAATAGGCCTAGCTCCTATTCTGGTGCAGGTGGCTATGGTGACCGTTATGACGATGATCGCTACGAAAATCGTTATGGTGGTAGGGATGATGAACGGAATGGTAATGGAAGGGAAAGAGAATGGGGTTACAGGGATGATGATAGATATGGAGGGGGTGGAGATTCGTATTATCGTGATGGAGACCGTTATGCTAGGGATACAGATGAACGTTATGGAAGAGAGAGTAACTACAGGGCAGATGAATACCGAGGAGCCCGTGGCAATGATGACTATTCATATGGGTCAAGAAACAGGAGCTTTGATCGTGACAGAGACCGTtctcatgatgatgatgaccgCTATTCTTCTCG AAGTGATGGTGGCAAACATGATGACCCTCCTCAGGATGAAAG TCGACTGGAACAAAAGCTTTCAAAGCAGAGTGTCGATGCACCACCCAGCTACGAAGAAGCCATTGGGGTGACTCAAAATCAAATGAATGAAGAAAG AAATGGAGGGACTTCGTCAGCTTCTGCCCCAAAGGTTACTTCACCCACTGCACCTAGATCAAGTTCTTCCTCAGGTCCTCCAGCTCAAGCCACAGAAAATGTTACCCCTGTTGAAAAACCACTCGCGGAAAATAATGGGGGTGACGGTTTTGATGAGTTTGATCCTCGAGGTCCTGTGTCAG CCACCACCCAACCTGCAGCGAGTAGCTTGGAAATGGATTTATTTGGTTCACTATCTGCCACAGATACTGTTAATTCATTAGCTCTGGTGCCTATCACTACTATTGATACTTCTCCCGAGCCTGAAATTCCTGCAAATTCGGGTTTTGGGACCAGCAATTTTGTGGCTCAGCCATCAGCATCTACTGCAATGAATGAG CCCAGCAATAATAACCCTTTTGGAGATGCTCCTTTCCTGGCTATTCCTCAAGAAAATTTGCTAGCTCAGCAGCCAACTCCGGCACCTGTCAGCCCTTTCCAGCCGAATGGTTTAACTGGAGGTGGTGAGCCTCTACCATCTATGCCTCCCAAGATGGAAACACACACGAACTTTGATTTTGGTGATGCGCTCGGCGGTCTTACTTATGCTCCCAGTGTTCCATTCGGTCAACAAGACTCCTCTCCGTGTCCTCCATTTTTGGTGGAGCCACAAGCATCTATGCTTATGCATGGAACTGATGTTCCATCTACTGCTTTTCAGCAGCCAGGGCCAACAACTTTTAACCCTTTAATAGCTCAACCTGCAATGCCTACAAGTATTCAGCCAGGTCAAACAAGCTTTGTTCCGCAGCCCTTCACAGGAACACTTCCCTCACAGGGAGCTCAACCTGCAGCACCTCCAAATATGCACATAAATCAGTCGAGTTCTCTTATGCAGTCAAATCCGTCGGCTCCCTTCGGCTCACAACCTACGCCACCTGCTTTACATGCAACTCAGCCAGTTAATCCGACTAATACACTCCCATCTAATATGAACCTCCTCCCACAGTCAGCCGCCTCGGCTCCTGTTTCTGAGGAAATAGGTCCTAATCTTTCATCTCTGCAACCTGCTAAGACTGAGCCTACCAAGAAGTTTGAACCCAAATCGGCAGTTTGGGCTGACACATTGAGCCGGGGCCTGGTCAATCTGAACATTTCTGGAC ctAAAATCAATCCACATGCTGACATTGGAGTTGACTTTGATTCCATCAAccgaaaggaaaagagagaggagaagaaaagcTCCACTGCTCCTGTGACATCTACGGTCACAATGGGGAAAGCTATGGGAGCTGGTTCGGGCATAGGTCGTGCTGTTGCTGGCAGCATGGCACCCCCTCCAAACGCCATGGTAGGTTCTGGCATGGGGATGGGCATGGGAATGGGTGGTTATGGTGGGACTGTGAATCAGCCGATGGCCATGGGAATGGGAATGAACATGGGAATGGGGATGGGTATGGGGATGAATATGGGCATGGGTCAAGGAATGCCTATGAGGCCACCAACTGGGATGCCACCTAGCCGGCCTGCAATGCCTGGTGCAGGCTACAATCCAATGATGAGCTCGGGTTATGGTGCACAGCAGCCGTTTGGCAGTGGGTATCGGTGA
- the LOC109727157 gene encoding GATA transcription factor 20-like isoform X1, with protein sequence MYRGDDPFMQPPHLPGEIVVDNDGGGGEEALSYAGTTAEQLFHFQPQQQQQPPPSNQLALSFQGEFYVFDSVPPEKVQAVLLLLNGQELPSDVAGMAAPKPNNVSGVPQPTNAHRLASLMRYKEKRKNLNFDKRVLYTVRKEVASRMKRNKGQFASSKSNSPESDATSLNCDPNLGICQEETSQPAICLNCQTREESTPMMRRGPAGPRSLCNACGLMWANKVGMLRSLTQVSTSGMQGEESS encoded by the exons ATGTACCGAGGCGACGACCCCTTCATGCAACCGCCGCATCTCCCGGGGGAGATCGTCGTCGACAACGACGGCGGAGGGGGAGAAGAAGCGCTGTCCTACGCCGGCACGACGGCGGAGCAGCTCTTTCACTTtcagccgcagcagcagcagcagccgccgccGTCCAACCAGCTCgctctctccttccagggagaGTTTTACGTGTTCGATTCCGTCCCCCCGGAGAAG GTTCAAGCAGTATTGTTATTATTGAATGGGCAAGAATTACCATCTGATGTTGCTGGCATGGCAGCACCCAAGCCAAATAATGTG AGTGGTGTACCACAACCCACGAATGCTCATAGGCTTGCTTCTCTAATGCGCTAcaaggaaaagaggaaaaacCTAAATTTTGATAAGAGAGTACTCTATACTGTCCGAAAGGAAGTTGCTTCAAG GATGAAGCGTAATAAAGGTCAGTTTGCATCATCTAAGTCGAACTCACCTGAATCCGATGCAACCTCCTTAAATTGTGATCCTAATCTTGGAATCTGTCAAGAGGAGACAAGCCAGCCAGCTAT CTGCTTGAACTGTCAAACGAGGGAAGAGTCTACACCTATGATGCGTCGTGGACCAGCTGGACCGAGATCACTTTGCAATGCTTGCGGGTTGATGTGGGCAAACAAGGTT GGGATGCTAAGAAGTCTAACACAGGTTTCTACTTCTGGAATGCAGGGAGAGGAATCCAGTTGA
- the LOC109727468 gene encoding clathrin interactor EPSIN 2-like isoform X1 produces the protein MKKAFDQTVRDIKREVNKKVLKVPGIEQKILDATSNEPWGPHGSLLADIAQATRNYHEYQIIMNVIWKRINDTGKNWRHVYKALTVLDYLVAHGSERVIDDIREHSYQISTLSDFQYIDSSGRDQGSNVRRKSQSLVSLVNDKERIQEVRQKAVATRDKYRSTFSTGGTNRPSSYSGAGGYGDRYDDDRYENRYGGRDDERNGNGREREWGYRDDDRYGGGGDSYYRDGDRYARDTDERYGRESNYRADEYRGARGNDDYSYGSRNRSFDRDRDRSHDDDDRYSSRSDGGKHDDPPQDESRLEQKLSKQSVDAPPSYEEAIGVTQNQMNEERNGGTSSASAPKVTSPTAPRSSSSSGPPAQATENVTPVEKPLAENNGGDGFDEFDPRGPVSATTQPAASSLEMDLFGSLSATDTVNSLALVPITTIDTSPEPEIPANSGFGTSNFVAQPSASTAMNEPSNNNPFGDAPFLAIPQENLLAQQPTPAPVSPFQPNGLTGGGEPLPSMPPKMETHTNFDFGDALGGLTYAPSVPFGQQDSSPCPPFLVEPQASMLMHGTDVPSTAFQQPGPTTFNPLIAQPAMPTSIQPGQTSFVPQPFTGTLPSQGAQPAAPPNMHINQSSSLMQSNPSAPFGSQPTPPALHATQPVNPTNTLPSNMNLLPQSAASAPVSEEIGPNLSSLQPAKTEPTKKFEPKSAVWADTLSRGLVNLNISGPKINPHADIGVDFDSINRKEKREEKKSSTAPVTSTVTMGKAMGAGSGIGRAVAGSMAPPPNAMVGSGMGMGMGMGGYGGTVNQPMAMGMGMNMGMGMGMGMNMGMGQGMPMRPPTGMPPSRPAMPGAGYNPMMSSGYGAQQPFGSGYR, from the exons ATGAAGAAAGCATTTGATCAAACTGTCCGCGACAT TAAGAGAGAGGTGAATAAGAAGGTCCTGAAGGTTCCTGGAATAGAGCAGAAG ATTCTTGATGCTACAAGCAATGAACCATGGGGCCCGCATGGATCACTTCTCGCGGATATTGCCCAAGCAACACgaaatta TCATGAATACCAGATTATTATGAATGTGATATGGAAGAGGATCAACGATACCGGAAAAAATTGGCGTCATGTTTATAAG GCATTGACTGTCTTGGATTACCTAGTTGCTCATGGTTCTGAGCGTGTGATTGATGATATCAGGGAGCATTCTTACCAAATATCG ACCTTATCGGACTTCCAGTATATTGACTCTAGCGGGCGGGACCAGGGGAGTAATGTTCGAAGGAAATCTCAAAGCCTTGTTTCTCTAGTTAATGATAAAGAAAGAATACAGGAAGTTAGACAAAAAGCAGTCGCAACTAGGGACAA GTACCGCAGTACATTTTCAACGGGTGGAACAAATAGGCCTAGCTCCTATTCTGGTGCAGGTGGCTATGGTGACCGTTATGACGATGATCGCTACGAAAATCGTTATGGTGGTAGGGATGATGAACGGAATGGTAATGGAAGGGAAAGAGAATGGGGTTACAGGGATGATGATAGATATGGAGGGGGTGGAGATTCGTATTATCGTGATGGAGACCGTTATGCTAGGGATACAGATGAACGTTATGGAAGAGAGAGTAACTACAGGGCAGATGAATACCGAGGAGCCCGTGGCAATGATGACTATTCATATGGGTCAAGAAACAGGAGCTTTGATCGTGACAGAGACCGTtctcatgatgatgatgaccgCTATTCTTCTCG AAGTGATGGTGGCAAACATGATGACCCTCCTCAGGATGAAAG TCGACTGGAACAAAAGCTTTCAAAGCAGAGTGTCGATGCACCACCCAGCTACGAAGAAGCCATTGGGGTGACTCAAAATCAAATGAATGAAGAAAG AAATGGAGGGACTTCGTCAGCTTCTGCCCCAAAGGTTACTTCACCCACTGCACCTAGATCAAGTTCTTCCTCAGGTCCTCCAGCTCAAGCCACAGAAAATGTTACCCCTGTTGAAAAACCACTCGCGGAAAATAATGGGGGTGACGGTTTTGATGAGTTTGATCCTCGAGGTCCTGTGTCAG CCACCACCCAACCTGCAGCGAGTAGCTTGGAAATGGATTTATTTGGTTCACTATCTGCCACAGATACTGTTAATTCATTAGCTCTGGTGCCTATCACTACTATTGATACTTCTCCCGAGCCTGAAATTCCTGCAAATTCGGGTTTTGGGACCAGCAATTTTGTGGCTCAGCCATCAGCATCTACTGCAATGAATGAG CCCAGCAATAATAACCCTTTTGGAGATGCTCCTTTCCTGGCTATTCCTCAAGAAAATTTGCTAGCTCAGCAGCCAACTCCGGCACCTGTCAGCCCTTTCCAGCCGAATGGTTTAACTGGAGGTGGTGAGCCTCTACCATCTATGCCTCCCAAGATGGAAACACACACGAACTTTGATTTTGGTGATGCGCTCGGCGGTCTTACTTATGCTCCCAGTGTTCCATTCGGTCAACAAGACTCCTCTCCGTGTCCTCCATTTTTGGTGGAGCCACAAGCATCTATGCTTATGCATGGAACTGATGTTCCATCTACTGCTTTTCAGCAGCCAGGGCCAACAACTTTTAACCCTTTAATAGCTCAACCTGCAATGCCTACAAGTATTCAGCCAGGTCAAACAAGCTTTGTTCCGCAGCCCTTCACAGGAACACTTCCCTCACAGGGAGCTCAACCTGCAGCACCTCCAAATATGCACATAAATCAGTCGAGTTCTCTTATGCAGTCAAATCCGTCGGCTCCCTTCGGCTCACAACCTACGCCACCTGCTTTACATGCAACTCAGCCAGTTAATCCGACTAATACACTCCCATCTAATATGAACCTCCTCCCACAGTCAGCCGCCTCGGCTCCTGTTTCTGAGGAAATAGGTCCTAATCTTTCATCTCTGCAACCTGCTAAGACTGAGCCTACCAAGAAGTTTGAACCCAAATCGGCAGTTTGGGCTGACACATTGAGCCGGGGCCTGGTCAATCTGAACATTTCTGGAC ctAAAATCAATCCACATGCTGACATTGGAGTTGACTTTGATTCCATCAAccgaaaggaaaagagagaggagaagaaaagcTCCACTGCTCCTGTGACATCTACGGTCACAATGGGGAAAGCTATGGGAGCTGGTTCGGGCATAGGTCGTGCTGTTGCTGGCAGCATGGCACCCCCTCCAAACGCCATGGTAGGTTCTGGCATGGGGATGGGCATGGGAATGGGTGGTTATGGTGGGACTGTGAATCAGCCGATGGCCATGGGAATGGGAATGAACATGGGAATGGGGATGGGTATGGGGATGAATATGGGCATGGGTCAAGGAATGCCTATGAGGCCACCAACTGGGATGCCACCTAGCCGGCCTGCAATGCCTGGTGCAGGCTACAATCCAATGATGAGCTCGGGTTATGGTGCACAGCAGCCGTTTGGCAGTGGGTATCGGTGA
- the LOC109727157 gene encoding GATA transcription factor 28-like isoform X3, whose protein sequence is MYRGDDPFMQPPHLPGEIVVDNDGGGGEEALSYAGTTAEQLFHFQPQQQQQPPPSNQLALSFQGEFYVFDSVPPEKVQAVLLLLNGQELPSDVAGMAAPKPNNVSGVPQPTNAHRLASLMRYKEKRKNLNFDKRVLYTVRKEVASRMKRNKGQFASSKSNSPESDATSLNCDPNLGICQEETSQPAICLNCQTREESTPMMRRGPAGPRSLCNACGLMWANKGEESS, encoded by the exons ATGTACCGAGGCGACGACCCCTTCATGCAACCGCCGCATCTCCCGGGGGAGATCGTCGTCGACAACGACGGCGGAGGGGGAGAAGAAGCGCTGTCCTACGCCGGCACGACGGCGGAGCAGCTCTTTCACTTtcagccgcagcagcagcagcagccgccgccGTCCAACCAGCTCgctctctccttccagggagaGTTTTACGTGTTCGATTCCGTCCCCCCGGAGAAG GTTCAAGCAGTATTGTTATTATTGAATGGGCAAGAATTACCATCTGATGTTGCTGGCATGGCAGCACCCAAGCCAAATAATGTG AGTGGTGTACCACAACCCACGAATGCTCATAGGCTTGCTTCTCTAATGCGCTAcaaggaaaagaggaaaaacCTAAATTTTGATAAGAGAGTACTCTATACTGTCCGAAAGGAAGTTGCTTCAAG GATGAAGCGTAATAAAGGTCAGTTTGCATCATCTAAGTCGAACTCACCTGAATCCGATGCAACCTCCTTAAATTGTGATCCTAATCTTGGAATCTGTCAAGAGGAGACAAGCCAGCCAGCTAT CTGCTTGAACTGTCAAACGAGGGAAGAGTCTACACCTATGATGCGTCGTGGACCAGCTGGACCGAGATCACTTTGCAATGCTTGCGGGTTGATGTGGGCAAACAAG GGAGAGGAATCCAGTTGA